A window of the Agrococcus jejuensis genome harbors these coding sequences:
- a CDS encoding FAD/NAD(P)-binding protein has product MAASAGSADGAASFDAVIVGGGPRGVATVLRLAARVDSDAPPVRVAIVDAVEIGAGATWRTDQPAAYLNNTTAATTTIHPDESTPMSGPAAPGPDLVAWAASVVDAGEHATGAWVVDEAATLHGDDFPTRRLQGAYFRDQLDAAIASGRVTVDETIGLAIDVRSHDGGATVVLEDGRELSAPTVVLAQGMVQAQPTTEVAAFTAFAERHGLAYVGPGMPGEQDWTLVPSAAPGTERPVVLVRGLGATFFDVVGDLVGRWGGSFVAVPGDPHGRLRYVPSGREPRLVASSGRGLPYRAKPDGGRVAPGTPRYATPERFARWEASTGFNLRRDVWPVLARDFAFAHLDALARARPDAVAPGWLDALDAATDLPSIERVLGEWTLDERELWHVDWLRRPTRGKPVSAEGWAEIVQRHVDDELASMTESAMSPRAAVNRMMQALRGQVVRLALRGALTGKSAVHDVFGWFDGDGLFLASGPPAGRTREVLALIEAGVLDLLGPELTIERDESSGLFVATSPISGRSESAPVLVETRMSKGRVGSTSDPLLQSLLARGAARLHAFAGVEGDGLDTSPALVDEESSTGHNLVSASGDLDPSVVVLGIPASTTQPGSAIGATPGKPSPLLAGADVAAKQILLRR; this is encoded by the coding sequence ATGGCTGCGTCTGCGGGGTCGGCGGACGGCGCTGCGTCGTTCGATGCCGTGATCGTGGGCGGTGGCCCGCGCGGCGTCGCGACGGTGCTGCGGCTCGCGGCGCGCGTCGATTCGGATGCGCCGCCCGTGCGCGTCGCCATCGTCGACGCCGTCGAGATCGGCGCCGGGGCGACGTGGCGCACCGACCAGCCCGCCGCCTACCTGAACAACACGACGGCGGCGACCACGACGATCCATCCCGACGAGTCGACGCCCATGTCAGGTCCGGCGGCGCCCGGCCCGGACCTCGTGGCGTGGGCGGCATCGGTGGTGGACGCGGGCGAGCACGCGACGGGCGCGTGGGTCGTCGACGAGGCTGCGACGCTGCACGGCGACGACTTCCCGACCCGACGGCTGCAGGGCGCGTACTTCCGCGACCAGCTCGATGCGGCGATCGCCTCCGGCCGCGTGACGGTGGACGAGACCATCGGTCTCGCGATCGACGTGCGCTCGCACGACGGCGGTGCGACGGTCGTGCTCGAGGACGGTCGCGAGCTGTCGGCGCCGACCGTCGTGCTCGCGCAGGGCATGGTGCAGGCGCAGCCGACGACCGAGGTCGCGGCGTTCACGGCGTTCGCCGAGCGGCACGGGCTCGCCTACGTCGGGCCGGGGATGCCGGGCGAGCAGGACTGGACGCTCGTGCCGTCTGCTGCTCCCGGCACCGAACGGCCCGTCGTGCTCGTGCGCGGCCTGGGCGCGACGTTCTTCGATGTCGTCGGCGACCTCGTGGGGCGGTGGGGCGGCTCGTTCGTTGCGGTGCCCGGCGACCCGCACGGCCGCCTCCGCTACGTGCCGAGCGGCCGCGAGCCGCGCCTCGTCGCGAGCTCGGGCCGCGGCCTCCCCTACCGTGCGAAGCCCGACGGCGGCCGCGTCGCGCCGGGCACGCCCCGCTACGCGACGCCCGAGCGCTTCGCCCGCTGGGAGGCGTCGACGGGCTTCAACCTGCGCCGCGACGTGTGGCCGGTGCTGGCGCGGGACTTCGCGTTCGCCCACCTCGACGCGCTCGCCCGCGCTCGCCCGGATGCGGTCGCACCCGGCTGGCTCGACGCCCTCGATGCGGCGACGGATCTCCCCTCGATCGAGCGGGTGCTCGGCGAGTGGACGCTCGACGAGCGCGAGCTGTGGCACGTCGACTGGCTGCGCCGTCCGACGCGCGGCAAGCCTGTCTCGGCCGAGGGTTGGGCCGAGATCGTGCAGCGCCACGTCGACGACGAGCTCGCCTCGATGACCGAGTCGGCGATGAGCCCGCGCGCGGCGGTGAACCGCATGATGCAGGCGCTGCGCGGCCAGGTCGTGCGGCTCGCGCTGCGCGGCGCCCTCACCGGCAAGTCCGCGGTGCACGACGTCTTCGGCTGGTTCGACGGTGACGGGTTGTTCTTGGCGTCGGGCCCGCCCGCTGGCCGCACCCGCGAAGTGCTCGCCCTCATCGAGGCGGGCGTGCTCGACCTGCTCGGCCCCGAGCTGACGATCGAGCGCGACGAGTCGTCGGGCCTGTTCGTGGCGACCTCCCCGATCTCGGGCCGCAGCGAGTCAGCGCCGGTGCTCGTGGAGACCCGCATGTCGAAGGGCCGCGTGGGCTCGACCTCCGACCCGCTGCTCCAGTCGCTGCTCGCCCGCGGCGCAGCCCGCCTGCACGCCTTCGCGGGCGTGGAGGGCGACGGCCTCGACACCTCCCCCGCGCTTGTGGACGAGGAGTCCTCGACGGGTCACAACCTGGTCAGCGCGTCGGGCGACCTCGACCCGTCGGTCGTCGTCCTCGGCATCCCTGCCTCGACGACGCAGCCGGGCTCAGCGATCGGCGCTACCCCAGGCAAACCCTCGCCCCTGCTCGCAGGGGCCGACGTCGCGGCGAAGCAGATCCTCCTCCGCCGCTGA
- a CDS encoding ABC transporter ATP-binding protein, which yields MTLTIDGVRFSYGKREVLGGVSFEVDSGSFCALLGPNGSGKSTLVKVLAQVHRASGGAIAFDGTDASSLDRRSHARTVAYVPQSGEAPFDLTVREAVLLGRTPHFGLAPRAIDWQHVEEAIDLLNLGDLVDRNVSELSGGQAQRALIARAVAQDTPVIVLDEPTSALDLRYQIETLRLVRRLTREKGVTALIAIHDLNHAARYCDQIVLLHGGRIVADGTPEEALRADALTDVYGLPITVEQRDGSVEVRPAVDDAIEYKI from the coding sequence ATGACCCTCACGATCGATGGCGTGCGGTTCTCGTACGGCAAGCGCGAGGTGCTCGGCGGCGTCTCGTTCGAGGTGGACTCCGGATCGTTCTGCGCCCTGCTGGGCCCGAACGGATCCGGCAAGTCGACCCTCGTGAAGGTGCTCGCGCAGGTGCATCGCGCCTCCGGCGGAGCGATCGCGTTCGACGGCACGGATGCGTCGAGCCTCGACCGCCGCAGCCACGCGCGCACAGTGGCGTACGTGCCGCAGAGCGGCGAGGCGCCGTTCGACCTCACGGTGCGCGAGGCGGTGCTGCTGGGCCGCACGCCGCACTTCGGCCTCGCGCCGCGGGCGATCGACTGGCAGCACGTGGAGGAGGCGATCGACCTGTTGAACCTCGGCGACCTCGTCGACCGCAACGTCTCCGAGCTGTCGGGCGGCCAGGCGCAGCGCGCGCTCATCGCCCGCGCCGTCGCGCAGGACACCCCGGTGATCGTGCTCGACGAGCCCACGAGCGCCCTCGACCTGCGGTACCAGATCGAGACGCTGCGCCTCGTGCGCCGCCTGACCCGCGAGAAGGGCGTCACGGCGCTCATCGCCATCCACGACCTCAACCACGCTGCGCGCTACTGCGACCAGATCGTGCTGCTGCACGGTGGCCGCATCGTCGCCGATGGCACGCCCGAGGAGGCGCTGCGGGCGGATGCGCTGACCGACGTCTACGGCCTGCCGATCACGGTCGAGCAGCGCGACGGCTCGGTGGAGGTGCGACCGGCGGTCGACGACGCCATCGAGTACAAGATCTGA
- a CDS encoding FecCD family ABC transporter permease: MTTTASTTPSPAPGVDDDLVADARRRGGAKAVLLIGGTAVSVLALATAVIIGTSGANLGHVAQTVWLSAFGGTISGDMTTYYPIIQELRLPRVLLAFLAGAGLSVSGVIMQGLLRNPLVSPFTLGVSPAAAFGAALAITIAGTTTLPPIATIASALVVSLAVSAIVLSVATIKRMAVATLLLLGIAVTQLFEAMTAGLQFLASENTLQAIVRWTFGSVNDANWDDVRVVGIIVALAVPITLWFAKDLNAIAFAGDDAARSLGVKVTQLRVGLVVVAVVLAAVIVSFCGVIGFVGLVGPHIARLVIGADHRSLVPFSVLTGGLLLLVADTVGRTVLAPAVVPVGIVVAFIGAPIFINLILTRKTSLR; this comes from the coding sequence GTGACGACCACCGCATCCACCACTCCCAGCCCCGCGCCGGGCGTCGACGACGACCTCGTCGCCGACGCCCGCCGTCGGGGCGGCGCGAAGGCGGTGCTGCTCATCGGCGGCACCGCCGTGAGCGTGCTCGCCCTCGCGACGGCCGTGATCATCGGCACGTCGGGCGCGAACCTCGGGCACGTGGCGCAGACGGTGTGGCTCAGCGCCTTCGGCGGCACGATCTCGGGCGACATGACGACGTACTACCCGATCATCCAGGAGCTGCGTCTGCCGCGCGTGCTGCTCGCGTTCCTCGCGGGCGCCGGCCTGTCGGTGTCGGGCGTCATCATGCAGGGGCTGCTGCGCAACCCGCTCGTGAGCCCGTTCACGCTCGGCGTCTCCCCCGCCGCCGCGTTCGGCGCCGCCCTCGCGATCACGATCGCGGGCACGACGACGCTGCCGCCGATCGCGACGATCGCGAGCGCGCTCGTCGTGTCGCTCGCGGTGTCGGCGATCGTGCTGTCGGTCGCGACGATCAAGCGCATGGCCGTCGCGACGCTGCTGCTGCTCGGCATCGCCGTGACGCAGCTGTTCGAGGCGATGACGGCCGGGCTGCAGTTCCTCGCGAGCGAGAACACGCTGCAGGCGATCGTGCGGTGGACGTTCGGATCGGTGAACGACGCGAACTGGGACGACGTGCGCGTCGTCGGCATCATCGTGGCCCTCGCGGTGCCGATCACGCTGTGGTTCGCGAAGGACCTCAACGCCATCGCGTTCGCGGGCGACGACGCCGCCCGGTCGCTCGGCGTGAAGGTGACGCAGCTGCGCGTCGGCCTCGTCGTCGTCGCGGTCGTGCTCGCCGCCGTCATCGTGTCGTTCTGCGGCGTCATCGGCTTCGTCGGCCTCGTCGGGCCGCACATCGCGCGCCTCGTGATCGGCGCCGACCACCGATCCCTCGTGCCGTTCTCGGTGCTCACGGGCGGCCTGCTGCTGCTCGTCGCCGACACCGTGGGCCGCACGGTGCTCGCGCCGGCGGTCGTGCCCGTGGGCATCGTCGTCGCGTTCATCGGCGCGCCGATCTTCATCAACCTCATCCTCACCAGGAAGACGTCGCTGCGATGA
- a CDS encoding ABC transporter substrate-binding protein translates to MHARPRIPALAALTAAALVLTGCGTVTVEEPTGDADGAFTVVDDQDREVEIAGPVERAVVLNSYANEFVRAIGAGDTVVGVDRTSLTRLPYLPVDDSAVIAEGLDQLNYEAIAELDPDVVVLPRNAVWQEAVEQLDGFDIPVVVATAWDYSAFDETVELLGEVFGAQEGADELLAFHTEIDDLLAERTEGLEPVSVYLETVDPYLSVLPGSGFHALIEAAGGENVFADAAGGDAQEEITVDPAEIVTRNPAVILHEFEPSAAPVDRFQTIADEVAARPGFAGVQAVQDGQIYVTNGWATSALAKSLGALYLATWLHPDAFADVDADAYLERWVTEFQDTEFEGADAYVQGPFGQ, encoded by the coding sequence ATGCACGCACGTCCACGCATCCCCGCCCTCGCGGCCCTCACGGCCGCCGCCCTCGTGCTCACGGGCTGCGGCACCGTCACGGTCGAGGAGCCCACGGGCGACGCCGACGGCGCCTTCACGGTCGTCGACGACCAGGACCGCGAGGTCGAGATCGCCGGCCCCGTCGAGCGCGCCGTCGTGCTCAACAGCTACGCCAACGAGTTCGTGCGCGCCATCGGCGCCGGCGACACCGTCGTGGGCGTCGACCGCACGTCGCTCACGCGCCTGCCGTACCTGCCCGTCGACGACTCGGCGGTCATCGCCGAGGGCCTCGACCAGCTGAACTACGAGGCGATCGCCGAGCTCGACCCCGACGTCGTCGTGCTGCCGCGCAACGCCGTCTGGCAGGAGGCCGTCGAGCAGCTCGACGGCTTCGACATCCCCGTAGTCGTCGCGACCGCGTGGGACTACTCGGCGTTCGACGAGACCGTCGAGCTGCTCGGCGAGGTCTTCGGCGCCCAGGAAGGTGCCGACGAGCTGCTCGCCTTCCACACCGAGATCGACGACCTGCTCGCCGAGCGCACCGAGGGCCTCGAGCCCGTGTCGGTGTACCTCGAGACCGTCGACCCGTACCTCAGCGTGCTGCCCGGATCCGGCTTCCACGCGCTCATCGAGGCCGCGGGCGGCGAGAACGTGTTCGCGGATGCCGCGGGCGGCGACGCGCAGGAGGAGATCACGGTCGACCCGGCCGAGATCGTCACGCGCAACCCCGCGGTCATCCTGCACGAGTTCGAGCCGAGCGCCGCGCCGGTCGACCGCTTCCAGACGATCGCCGACGAGGTCGCCGCGCGCCCCGGCTTCGCGGGCGTGCAGGCGGTGCAGGACGGCCAGATCTACGTGACGAACGGCTGGGCGACGAGCGCGCTCGCGAAGTCGCTCGGCGCGCTCTACCTCGCGACGTGGCTGCACCCGGATGCGTTCGCCGACGTGGATGCCGACGCGTACCTCGAGCGGTGGGTCACGGAGTTCCAGGACACCGAGTTCGAGGGTGCCGACGCCTACGTGCAGGGACCGTTCGGCCAGTGA